A single region of the Halobacterium wangiae genome encodes:
- a CDS encoding homing endonuclease associated repeat-containing protein, producing MTLSIRLNHGSHSHTTYVRHFGSWSNAIEAAFDTD from the coding sequence CTGACCCTCTCGATACGGCTTAATCATGGCTCACATAGTCATACGACGTACGTCCGGCATTTCGGTTCGTGGTCGAACGCAATCGAAGCGGCGTTTGACACAGACTGA